The proteins below are encoded in one region of Thioalkalivibrio sp. K90mix:
- a CDS encoding MBL fold metallo-hydrolase, producing the protein MVEIGSTRLLVDCGFSVQEIERRLARQGRAASDLDAVFVTHEHGDHLGSAPALSRRYDLRVYASAGTRLAARDSAFAHLEEIQPDIPVELDDALIIPYTVPHDAREPTQFAFSDGASRLVLMTDAGHISPHMIDTASGAQGLLLECNHCPEMLASGRYPAKLKRRIADGYGHLPNHDATRLLQSADTSKLEHLIGMHLSSDNNRPELAEQALCEGVGASRDEIAIASQDHGFEWRCIP; encoded by the coding sequence GTGGTCGAAATCGGGTCGACTCGTCTGCTGGTGGACTGCGGATTTTCCGTACAGGAGATTGAGCGCCGCCTCGCACGTCAGGGGCGTGCTGCCTCTGACCTCGACGCCGTGTTCGTCACCCACGAACACGGCGACCACCTGGGATCTGCGCCGGCTCTCTCCCGACGCTATGACCTGCGCGTCTATGCCTCAGCCGGAACCCGCCTGGCGGCGCGCGACAGCGCATTTGCACACCTCGAAGAGATTCAGCCGGATATCCCGGTCGAGCTGGATGACGCCCTGATCATCCCCTATACAGTCCCGCATGACGCCCGCGAACCAACCCAGTTTGCCTTTTCCGACGGCGCGTCCCGTCTCGTCCTGATGACCGATGCTGGCCACATTTCACCTCACATGATCGACACTGCCTCCGGCGCCCAGGGCCTCCTGCTCGAATGCAACCACTGCCCGGAGATGCTCGCGTCCGGTCGATACCCGGCCAAGCTCAAACGACGCATCGCTGATGGGTACGGACACCTGCCCAACCACGACGCGACCCGACTCCTTCAAAGCGCCGACACATCCAAGTTGGAACACCTGATCGGAATGCACCTTTCGAGCGACAATAATCGCCCCGAGTTGGCCGAGCAGGCCTTATGCGAGGGCGTCGGTGCCAGTCGCGACGAGATCGCAATCGCATCCCAGGACCACGGCTTTGAATGGCGCTGCATCCCCTAG
- the dapA gene encoding 4-hydroxy-tetrahydrodipicolinate synthase, translating to MFQGSMVALATPMHADGSLDWPALDRLLEFHIEAGTDAIVAVGTTGESATLDFDEHCEAIAHTVKTVGGRLPVIAGTGANSTREAIALTRCAREAGADACLLVSPYYNKPTQEGLYLHHKAIAEAVDIPQILYNVPGRTAVDMLPETVERLADIPNIVGLKEATGNNERTAELVQRVGGRLDLFSGEDANGLAFMLAGGQGVISVTANVAPALMSRMCRAVREGHADEAREINRQLDGLHSALFLEANPIPVKWALQRMGMIEEGIRLPLTPLSEPFHAPVLDAMRQAGIEV from the coding sequence ATGTTTCAAGGCAGCATGGTCGCACTGGCGACCCCGATGCACGCGGACGGCAGTCTTGACTGGCCGGCGCTTGATCGGCTCCTCGAATTCCACATCGAGGCCGGAACCGACGCCATCGTAGCGGTCGGTACTACCGGCGAATCCGCCACCCTCGATTTCGACGAACACTGCGAAGCGATTGCCCATACGGTCAAGACCGTGGGCGGTCGCCTGCCGGTCATCGCCGGCACCGGCGCGAACTCCACGCGCGAGGCGATCGCCCTCACGCGCTGCGCCCGCGAGGCCGGCGCTGATGCCTGCCTGCTGGTATCCCCGTACTACAACAAGCCCACACAGGAGGGCTTGTATCTGCACCACAAGGCCATCGCCGAGGCCGTGGATATCCCGCAGATCCTCTATAACGTCCCGGGACGCACGGCCGTCGACATGCTCCCCGAGACGGTCGAACGCCTGGCCGACATCCCCAACATCGTCGGGCTCAAGGAGGCAACGGGCAATAACGAGCGCACCGCGGAGCTTGTCCAGCGCGTGGGGGGGCGATTGGACCTGTTCAGTGGCGAAGACGCCAATGGTCTCGCGTTCATGCTGGCCGGAGGGCAGGGCGTCATCTCGGTGACGGCCAATGTCGCGCCGGCACTGATGTCTCGCATGTGCCGAGCCGTGCGCGAGGGCCACGCGGACGAAGCGCGCGAGATCAATCGCCAGCTCGACGGCCTGCATTCGGCCCTCTTTCTCGAAGCGAATCCCATCCCGGTAAAATGGGCCTTGCAGCGCATGGGGATGATAGAGGAAGGTATCCGCCTGCCTCTGACACCCCTTTCCGAACCGTTCCATGCACCGGTACTGGACGCGATGCGCCAAGCCGGCATTGAGGTCTGA
- the bamC gene encoding outer membrane protein assembly factor BamC gives MKLPFKPYHSATRATLAIATGLAVAGCGGWGGDRQSGPEYEMSRQMEDLEVPPDLIAPDTERAYRLPDDPGGRISARDMQQDTAQRQQQPAQAQPGAPTRTVQVLPESAEVQLMRDGGTRWLQVDGDPGEIWDRLVAFWDSQNLRLERNEPQVGVMQTEWAEDRAGIPLRGTQNIFARALGNVYDANTRDQYRMRVERVNGQSEIYITHRGAEEQAEGQSWRWAMRPSDPELEAEMLNRLLVYLTTGDPGEGGARVAETLVDRPTELQMTEQDGSPALLLGGEYERVWRQLGTFLDRAGLLVDEQDRQAGIYEVTYRPDMTGDRDEPGFFGRIFGRGGDRRENERYQIRLEDRGDGDLLIEARDIEGDRLSNRDAEFVLERIQTQMQR, from the coding sequence ATGAAATTGCCTTTCAAGCCCTACCACTCCGCCACGCGCGCCACCCTCGCGATCGCCACGGGTCTCGCCGTCGCTGGTTGCGGAGGCTGGGGCGGTGATCGCCAGTCCGGCCCGGAATACGAAATGAGCCGGCAGATGGAGGACCTTGAAGTCCCGCCGGATCTGATCGCGCCTGATACCGAACGGGCCTACCGCCTGCCCGATGACCCGGGCGGCCGCATCAGTGCCCGCGACATGCAGCAGGACACCGCCCAGCGCCAGCAACAGCCCGCGCAGGCCCAGCCCGGCGCCCCGACCCGCACCGTCCAGGTACTGCCGGAGTCCGCCGAGGTGCAGCTCATGCGCGACGGGGGCACGCGCTGGCTCCAGGTCGACGGCGATCCCGGCGAGATCTGGGACCGTTTGGTCGCCTTCTGGGACAGCCAGAACCTCCGGCTCGAACGCAACGAACCACAGGTGGGCGTGATGCAGACCGAGTGGGCCGAAGATCGCGCCGGCATCCCGCTGCGTGGCACGCAGAACATCTTCGCGCGCGCCCTTGGCAACGTGTACGACGCCAACACCCGGGACCAGTACCGGATGCGCGTCGAGCGCGTCAACGGACAGTCGGAAATCTATATCACCCACCGGGGTGCCGAAGAACAGGCCGAGGGCCAGTCCTGGCGCTGGGCCATGCGCCCGTCGGACCCGGAACTCGAAGCCGAGATGCTGAACCGCCTGCTGGTTTACCTCACCACCGGCGATCCGGGTGAAGGGGGCGCACGCGTTGCCGAGACTCTCGTCGACCGTCCCACCGAACTGCAGATGACGGAACAGGATGGTTCGCCCGCCCTGCTGCTGGGCGGTGAATATGAACGCGTCTGGCGCCAACTGGGCACCTTCCTGGACCGTGCCGGATTGCTGGTGGACGAACAGGACCGCCAGGCCGGCATCTACGAGGTCACCTACCGACCGGACATGACCGGCGACCGCGACGAGCCCGGTTTCTTCGGCCGCATCTTCGGTCGCGGCGGAGACCGCCGCGAAAACGAACGCTACCAGATCCGCCTGGAGGATCGAGGCGATGGCGACCTGTTGATCGAGGCACGCGACATTGAAGGTGACCGCCTGAGCAATCGTGACGCCGAGTTTGTGCTCGAGCGTATTCAGACGCAGATGCAGCGGTAG
- a CDS encoding IS256 family transposase, translated as MAHDTTENPNGPEDPLTDLLRRGARDLIQQAVEAELRTFMETYAEDRMPDGRRAVVRNGYQPQRRVQTGIGDVPVQVPKTRDRSGGGRHFTSSLLPPYLRRARSVEELLPWLYLKGVSSGDFQEALSALLGEQAQGLSASTLGRLKQQWLTEHAEWRERDLRAYRYSYWWADGIHFNLRGEDDERACVLVIIGVLPDGTKEFVALDDGMRESEQSWYELLVRLRDHQGLANGPKLAIGDGALGFWKALARVYPDTRRQRCWVHKTANVLNRLPKRSQPKAKSALQAIWMAETRADAEQAFDAFLTAYGDKYPKAAETLAKDREDLLAFYDFPAAHWQSIRTTNPIESTFATVRLRTDKTRGCVTRNTVLSLTFKLGQSTQKRWRRLRGYEWLDKLERGVKFIDGIEQTEPTNDEASSITDRSAA; from the coding sequence ATGGCTCACGATACGACAGAGAACCCGAACGGACCAGAGGACCCGTTGACCGATCTGCTGCGCCGCGGGGCGCGGGATCTGATCCAGCAAGCGGTGGAGGCAGAGTTGCGGACGTTCATGGAGACCTACGCGGAGGATCGCATGCCGGACGGTCGCCGGGCGGTCGTACGCAATGGCTATCAGCCCCAGCGCCGGGTTCAGACCGGCATCGGCGATGTACCGGTGCAGGTGCCGAAGACCCGGGATCGGTCCGGCGGTGGCCGGCACTTCACGTCGAGCCTGCTGCCCCCGTATCTGCGCCGGGCGCGCTCGGTCGAGGAGCTGCTGCCCTGGCTCTATCTCAAGGGGGTGTCCTCGGGCGACTTCCAGGAGGCGCTGAGCGCGCTGCTGGGCGAGCAGGCCCAGGGGCTGTCGGCCTCGACACTGGGCCGCCTCAAGCAGCAGTGGCTGACCGAGCACGCCGAATGGCGCGAGCGTGATCTCCGCGCCTACCGCTACAGCTACTGGTGGGCGGACGGTATCCACTTCAACCTGCGCGGGGAGGACGACGAACGCGCCTGTGTGCTGGTCATCATCGGGGTCCTGCCCGACGGGACCAAGGAGTTTGTTGCCCTCGACGACGGGATGCGCGAGTCCGAGCAGAGCTGGTACGAACTGCTGGTGCGCCTGCGGGATCATCAGGGCCTCGCGAACGGCCCGAAGCTCGCCATCGGCGATGGCGCGCTGGGCTTCTGGAAGGCCCTGGCCCGGGTCTACCCGGACACCCGCCGCCAGCGCTGCTGGGTCCACAAGACCGCCAATGTGCTGAACCGGCTGCCCAAGCGCAGTCAGCCCAAGGCCAAGTCCGCCTTGCAGGCGATCTGGATGGCCGAGACCCGCGCCGACGCCGAACAGGCCTTCGACGCCTTCCTGACCGCCTACGGCGACAAGTACCCGAAAGCCGCCGAGACGCTGGCCAAGGACCGGGAAGACCTGCTCGCGTTCTACGACTTCCCAGCCGCGCACTGGCAGTCGATCCGGACCACCAATCCGATCGAATCGACCTTCGCCACCGTGCGGCTGCGCACCGACAAGACCCGGGGCTGCGTGACCCGCAACACCGTCTTGAGCCTGACGTTCAAGCTCGGTCAGAGCACGCAGAAGCGCTGGCGTCGGCTCCGGGGTTACGAATGGCTCGACAAGCTCGAGCGCGGGGTCAAGTTCATCGACGGCATCGAGCAGACCGAACCGACCAACGACGAGGCATCCTCCATCACCGACCGGAGCGCCGCCTGA